In a single window of the Olivibacter sp. SDN3 genome:
- a CDS encoding carboxypeptidase-like regulatory domain-containing protein, giving the protein MKYQLLHFSRCLSLTLLMLMAGIVVFGQNYLDKPVTIDEQNRKLGDVLGIVAEQGGFHFSYSSGIIPTDSLVTITYTGEVNGLLHLLLDKSIEYKQTATHIILRPAPFRLTLMPEEVGEKKRTYTIKGYVVDEKTGKGIHNASVYEKRLLSGTLTDKKGHFRLKLKTKDNFPVALTVSKELYKDTTTVFLPTVDIANIKSGKGDDRYINTEGENVSNTAFGRLFLSSRQKINALNIGDFFAYTPVQLSLTPGLSSHGMMSSQVINKFSANLIGGYSAGVDGVEIAGVFNLDRLHVQYVQAAGVLNMVGGGLSGVQLSGVYNTVMDTLKGVQAAGVFNLVGKNASGVQLAGVANGADTLKGVQVAGIVNKAKYNKGFQFGLINVADTSSGVSLGMINWIGNGFKRLSISTNETLFANVDFKSGTQKFYTVVSIGAGTWSKDRIFVTGFGVGREFKRKKQQKGSSYFATELLSHQLLSSRDDNFLWLKGQVLYHHKINRTINFYMGPSINFIHLNKFIDSEPFVAIPFNGYPHLIDNIDSKLWIGLGLGLSFF; this is encoded by the coding sequence TTGAAATATCAATTACTGCATTTTAGTAGATGCCTGTCATTAACCTTACTGATGTTAATGGCAGGTATAGTTGTTTTTGGACAAAATTATCTCGACAAACCGGTAACTATCGATGAACAAAACCGTAAACTAGGCGATGTGCTAGGTATCGTGGCAGAGCAGGGTGGGTTTCATTTTTCCTATAGCAGTGGTATCATTCCCACAGATAGTTTGGTAACCATAACATATACTGGTGAAGTAAATGGCCTACTGCATCTCTTGCTGGATAAATCTATTGAATATAAACAAACAGCCACACACATAATACTAAGACCCGCCCCTTTTAGGTTAACCCTTATGCCTGAAGAGGTTGGAGAAAAAAAAAGAACGTATACAATTAAAGGCTATGTTGTAGATGAAAAAACAGGTAAAGGTATACACAATGCTAGTGTATATGAAAAACGTCTGCTCTCGGGTACTTTAACGGATAAAAAAGGACATTTTAGGTTGAAGCTAAAAACAAAAGATAATTTCCCGGTGGCACTTACGGTCAGTAAAGAGCTTTATAAGGATACTACAACGGTTTTTCTACCAACAGTTGATATCGCTAATATAAAAAGTGGAAAGGGGGATGATAGGTATATAAACACCGAAGGAGAAAATGTTTCGAACACGGCTTTTGGCCGACTTTTTTTAAGCTCACGCCAAAAAATTAACGCATTAAACATTGGTGATTTTTTCGCGTACACGCCAGTTCAATTGTCTTTAACTCCCGGACTCAGTTCACATGGGATGATGAGCAGTCAGGTTATCAATAAATTTTCGGCCAATCTGATTGGAGGTTATTCAGCTGGTGTTGACGGTGTAGAAATAGCCGGTGTATTCAATCTCGATCGGCTTCATGTGCAGTATGTTCAGGCAGCGGGTGTGCTCAATATGGTAGGCGGTGGCTTATCGGGAGTACAGCTTTCGGGGGTTTATAATACGGTAATGGACACGCTAAAAGGTGTGCAGGCCGCCGGTGTTTTTAATTTGGTTGGAAAAAATGCCAGCGGTGTACAGCTTGCAGGCGTGGCCAACGGTGCGGATACGTTAAAGGGAGTACAGGTTGCAGGTATAGTTAACAAAGCAAAATACAACAAAGGTTTTCAATTTGGGCTTATTAATGTTGCCGACACTTCTTCCGGAGTGAGTCTTGGTATGATCAATTGGATAGGTAACGGCTTTAAACGTCTAAGTATTTCAACGAACGAAACACTTTTTGCCAATGTTGATTTTAAAAGCGGGACACAAAAATTTTACACAGTCGTTTCCATCGGGGCGGGCACATGGAGTAAGGACAGAATTTTTGTTACCGGCTTTGGTGTAGGGCGTGAATTCAAACGCAAAAAACAACAGAAAGGCAGCAGTTACTTTGCCACTGAATTATTATCTCACCAATTATTGTCCTCTAGAGATGACAATTTTCTTTGGTTAAAAGGCCAAGTATTATACCACCATAAGATCAACAGAACAATTAATTTTTATATGGGACCTAGCATAAATTTTATACATCTGAATAAGTTTATTGATTCCGAACCTTTTGTGGCTATTCCTTTTAACGGTTATCCTCACCTTATAGACAATATAGACTCAAAATTGTGGATAGGATTAGGCTTGGGTCTTTCTTTTTTCTAG
- a CDS encoding FecR family protein yields MNNELLIKFLLKETSPEEDQGVKEWLARDDANMKKFSQFRSIWETSKTFAFEHPIDSDTAWQRFKLLRDRHKDEKILNNLSNEENTHKAIPLNQSDKRKWFNIAATIGVGISLLLGVYFYWIAPKHPYFHTIEYTAGEDIRNSTLPDGTSITLNKHAKIAYTEALFGRKRKVTMEGEVFFDVQRNEKLPFEIVVNDVNVTVLGTSFNIKSNKSITEVIVETGMVQIQHNDVLIKLKPDEKAIAQVGEKGIEQSAQTDRLYDYYRSKVFKLEETPLWRFAEVLGEIYNVNITIESTSLGSLPITTRFDNDSLDNILFTLGETFQLQVERSGRNITIKK; encoded by the coding sequence ATGAATAATGAATTGTTAATCAAATTTCTTTTGAAGGAAACATCCCCTGAAGAGGATCAGGGTGTGAAAGAGTGGTTGGCCCGTGACGACGCCAACATGAAAAAGTTCAGTCAATTTAGGTCGATATGGGAAACAAGCAAAACCTTTGCTTTTGAACACCCTATCGATAGCGATACCGCATGGCAACGTTTTAAGTTGCTTAGGGATCGACATAAGGATGAAAAGATCTTAAATAATTTATCCAATGAAGAAAATACCCACAAAGCTATCCCTTTAAACCAGTCGGATAAAAGGAAATGGTTCAATATAGCTGCTACAATAGGTGTAGGGATTAGCTTACTTCTGGGAGTCTATTTTTATTGGATAGCACCTAAACATCCTTACTTTCATACGATTGAATATACTGCCGGCGAAGATATCCGTAATAGCACATTACCTGATGGCACCTCCATTACACTTAATAAACATGCAAAAATCGCTTACACCGAAGCGTTATTTGGTAGAAAAAGAAAAGTAACTATGGAAGGAGAGGTATTTTTTGATGTGCAGCGTAATGAAAAGCTTCCGTTTGAAATAGTGGTAAATGACGTTAATGTGACAGTATTGGGCACTTCTTTTAATATTAAAAGTAACAAATCAATTACTGAAGTTATCGTAGAAACAGGAATGGTTCAAATACAACACAACGATGTTTTGATCAAATTAAAGCCAGACGAAAAGGCGATTGCCCAAGTGGGAGAAAAAGGTATTGAACAATCGGCACAAACCGATAGGTTATACGATTATTACCGAAGTAAAGTTTTCAAGCTTGAAGAAACGCCTTTATGGCGATTTGCGGAAGTCTTGGGAGAAATTTACAACGTTAATATAACGATTGAAAGTACGTCATTAGGCAGCTTACCTATTACAACTAGATTTGATAACGATTCTCTAGATAATATACTTTTTACACTCGGTGAGACCTTTCAGCTCCAAGTTGAAAGGAGTGGGAGAAATATCACGATAAAAAAATAA
- a CDS encoding RNA polymerase sigma-70 factor translates to MLTNDMMQSDTEMLHLLKEGDEVMFEKIFKQHFNNLHAYAFTILKDAVAAEEVVQALFLKLWERKEELMIRTSLKSYLYRATYNDCMNIIKHRQVKQKHHNHVATFDDHTVSQTADRLHENELKRELFKAMNLLPEKCRTVFQMSRFEELKYQEIADRLDISIKTVENQIGKALKILRLALADYLPLLIFCLLYLFLGL, encoded by the coding sequence ATGCTAACTAATGATATGATGCAAAGTGATACAGAAATGCTTCATTTGTTAAAAGAAGGTGATGAAGTGATGTTTGAAAAGATCTTCAAGCAACATTTCAATAATCTACACGCCTATGCATTCACTATTTTGAAAGATGCAGTAGCTGCTGAGGAAGTCGTACAGGCGCTCTTTCTCAAATTATGGGAAAGAAAGGAGGAATTGATGATAAGAACGTCGTTGAAATCGTACCTCTACCGGGCAACATACAATGATTGTATGAACATCATCAAACACCGTCAAGTTAAGCAAAAGCATCATAATCACGTGGCAACCTTTGACGACCACACGGTGTCGCAAACAGCAGATAGGTTACATGAAAATGAGCTTAAACGAGAATTGTTTAAAGCTATGAACCTCCTTCCGGAGAAGTGTCGTACGGTATTTCAAATGAGTCGATTCGAAGAATTAAAATATCAGGAAATTGCTGACAGATTAGATATTTCGATAAAGACTGTAGAAAACCAGATAGGCAAGGCTTTAAAAATATTGCGGTTGGCCCTGGCAGATTACCTGCCCTTATTAATATTTTGTTTACTTTATTTATTTCTCGGGCTATGA
- a CDS encoding universal stress protein yields MKTLLILTDFSQAATHAAKYATFFAKQLGIDRIILFNKLQSITSIATTPLISDKASQAKEEAVINLKNLVNELKFLKQTNTELFFLAKEGSLDDLTNEMISKYQVDFIVMGLTGKSKLEQTLIGSNTIQLSKTISKPLLIIPETTKLTPITKVAVFVDPQDLRQVNAIKLLNTLFLHHTELHILSHENDHTPIKSLHNHNRSSIREKLALYKPTYHNMNGIDIVEEILDFVNTHDISLIIHIEKKRNLFENLFLTDITERMAYVTKIPLLLIKQT; encoded by the coding sequence ATGAAAACGTTATTAATTTTGACGGATTTTTCTCAAGCAGCTACTCATGCCGCTAAATATGCCACTTTTTTTGCTAAGCAGCTGGGCATAGATAGAATTATTTTATTTAATAAATTACAGAGCATTACATCTATAGCTACCACTCCTTTGATTTCTGATAAAGCTTCTCAAGCAAAGGAAGAAGCGGTAATCAATTTAAAAAATTTGGTCAACGAGCTGAAGTTTTTAAAGCAAACAAATACAGAATTGTTTTTCTTAGCAAAGGAGGGGTCACTTGATGATCTAACCAATGAAATGATTAGCAAGTATCAAGTAGATTTTATCGTGATGGGATTAACTGGGAAGAGCAAGCTAGAACAGACGCTCATTGGCAGCAACACTATTCAATTATCAAAAACCATCAGCAAACCCTTGTTAATTATTCCGGAAACAACCAAACTGACGCCTATTACCAAGGTGGCGGTTTTTGTTGATCCACAGGATCTGCGACAGGTAAATGCTATTAAACTTCTGAACACACTTTTTTTACACCACACCGAGTTGCATATACTTAGCCATGAGAACGATCACACGCCAATAAAAAGTCTTCATAATCATAACCGTAGCTCCATACGGGAAAAACTAGCGTTATATAAACCTACTTATCATAATATGAATGGTATCGACATCGTTGAAGAAATACTTGACTTCGTAAACACACACGATATTTCATTGATCATACATATTGAAAAAAAAAGAAATTTATTTGAAAATCTTTTTTTAACCGATATTACCGAACGTATGGCCTATGTAACCAAGATACCGTTGTTGCTAATTAAACAAACTTAA
- a CDS encoding UbiA family prenyltransferase codes for MVDRLIKFFFFGNIFVALLAVALSLEATIQLALPFNSTAYYLILFSATLAYYTYAYTKIIAKPSYAMDPRTYWYATHRKFTYRSLRLSIIICALLLTYIIVSNFNALLKLPLFYWSIIVVIILTGLLYYGLVPGSFIKLNTRNTGLFKSFVIGFVWACCVNLLPLVMLKIEQQVIPDDWFLVGWLFLKTFMFCTVNAIIFDIKDYAADANKQLKTFVVQFGLRNTIFRILIPLLLIGVVAMIFFAKHRHFGLVPLVINICPFALSLVVAYSMHKRQNILYYLIVIDGLLLVKAVCGITALYYVN; via the coding sequence ATGGTAGATCGCCTCATAAAATTCTTTTTTTTCGGAAATATTTTTGTCGCCCTACTTGCCGTAGCATTATCCTTAGAAGCTACTATACAGCTTGCCTTACCTTTTAATAGTACAGCGTATTACTTAATTTTGTTTTCTGCCACATTAGCCTACTATACCTACGCATATACGAAGATTATTGCAAAACCTTCCTACGCAATGGATCCACGTACTTATTGGTACGCTACACACCGTAAATTTACGTATCGAAGCCTAAGGTTATCGATCATTATTTGTGCGTTGTTACTTACTTATATTATCGTGAGCAATTTTAATGCCTTATTGAAATTGCCATTATTTTACTGGAGCATTATTGTTGTAATTATCCTAACCGGACTTTTGTACTACGGTCTAGTTCCAGGTTCTTTTATCAAGTTAAACACGCGGAATACAGGTCTATTTAAATCGTTTGTCATTGGATTTGTTTGGGCGTGCTGCGTCAATCTGTTACCCTTAGTTATGCTAAAAATTGAACAGCAAGTTATACCTGATGATTGGTTTTTAGTGGGTTGGTTATTCTTAAAAACATTTATGTTCTGTACCGTAAATGCTATTATATTTGATATTAAAGATTATGCGGCGGATGCCAATAAACAACTGAAAACCTTTGTTGTTCAGTTTGGATTACGGAACACAATTTTTAGAATACTTATACCGTTACTGCTGATTGGAGTGGTTGCTATGATTTTTTTTGCAAAGCATCGTCATTTTGGACTTGTGCCCTTAGTCATCAATATCTGTCCTTTCGCATTGTCGTTGGTTGTTGCGTATTCTATGCATAAAAGACAAAATATTTTGTATTACTTGATCGTTATCGATGGACTTTTATTGGTGAAGGCGGTTTGCGGTATTACAGCTTTGTATTATGTTAACTAA
- a CDS encoding class I SAM-dependent methyltransferase, with the protein MAKNNYDKIAFCYDFLSRLIFFRSQMNAQIELLPYIPKNSSVLIVGGGTGWILEEISKLHPAGLHIIYVELSANMLKRAQTRNFRQNRVDFIHRDIALDAPGEEYDVILTPFLFDNLTEEKALVVFMKLNIRLKPEGIWINTDFYLDPLERAPLKRAFLGIMYMFFRRIGAIEASNLMDINLYFDSCFYNRLTTLKKYNDFIHGTVYKKYTSSVEI; encoded by the coding sequence ATGGCAAAAAATAATTATGATAAGATTGCTTTCTGCTACGATTTTCTTAGTAGACTGATTTTTTTTCGGTCGCAAATGAACGCACAGATCGAGCTATTGCCATATATTCCAAAAAACAGCTCGGTACTTATTGTAGGAGGTGGTACCGGATGGATTCTAGAGGAGATCAGTAAATTGCATCCGGCAGGATTGCATATTATATATGTAGAATTGTCAGCCAATATGTTAAAGCGCGCTCAGACAAGAAATTTTCGGCAAAATCGGGTGGATTTCATTCATCGAGATATTGCTTTGGACGCACCAGGGGAAGAATATGATGTGATTCTTACGCCATTTTTATTTGATAACCTTACAGAAGAAAAAGCATTGGTGGTGTTTATGAAGCTCAACATTCGACTTAAGCCAGAAGGTATTTGGATAAACACTGATTTCTACCTGGATCCTTTGGAGCGTGCACCACTAAAACGGGCTTTTTTAGGAATTATGTATATGTTTTTTAGGAGAATAGGTGCGATAGAAGCGTCAAATCTTATGGATATAAACTTGTATTTCGACAGCTGTTTTTACAATAGGTTAACCACCTTAAAAAAATATAATGATTTTATACATGGAACAGTATATAAAAAATACACTTCCAGCGTTGAAATATAG
- a CDS encoding BamA/TamA family outer membrane protein has translation MIAAHFRETVVPKLILITLCTFVSSIVYAQEDTTSDGSLALTSNGEKALFYKDKHLIVSDVPSDEILGNLALPADEPPYFYTISKDGKWLLYSSKEEKMTYIYNLEKGVALKQLLPVVFESAEFTGDGQHVYVIHSKTFWKANLAVYETENWQLLNMRSITDYTNSLAVNTDGSRLLAGARSIIRILDPQTLKTEKVNWETSRLRLLTFNPVNTYQYASVNHKNIIEVRDLEEDRVIHAIRPDGGKIGNLSYDPDGERLLSLDDQGKLNVWSLTDSLKVACLSEVKATQGFEQGKLTVLQKEGWRVIDQDWKNTGSEKNRSITPDTAFLGGPTKKIGVVPMPILAYSPETNVILGLGMNIIFNGHDYEKNLVSPFFRPSSLTPVVAYGFNGQLQASLSADYFYKKSWHFFNNIGFLKNNRSFYFGLGNDAENDRNTVYHNNIFSWNGEVTKLINESLFVGLNYHVRNDSRLDFDQSASLMIPNSEGGLLLGIGGTIRYDTRNDLLFPTSGRYIDLSLINYGKWIGSDYTYNDLKIDYRSFHSLPILTKGTTFAFQAIYHNVFNGNAPFYQLPYLSADRILRGVWRNLYIDRQAVALQGELRSNFSNIDPRYGYVLFAGAGDVSDNFFKGYDPKIIGVFGLGFRQQVIPKLKLQSRIDFSVTTRGSIGVFGGMGLTF, from the coding sequence ATGATAGCAGCTCATTTTCGGGAAACGGTCGTTCCTAAATTAATTTTAATAACCTTATGTACTTTCGTTTCTTCTATTGTATATGCTCAGGAAGATACCACATCAGATGGTTCGTTAGCACTTACTAGTAATGGGGAAAAAGCACTTTTTTATAAAGATAAACATCTCATCGTATCCGATGTCCCTTCTGATGAAATACTCGGTAATCTTGCATTACCTGCCGATGAACCACCTTATTTTTATACAATTAGTAAGGATGGCAAGTGGTTGTTATATTCTTCCAAAGAAGAAAAGATGACTTATATATACAACTTGGAAAAAGGTGTTGCGTTAAAACAGCTACTCCCTGTAGTATTCGAATCTGCCGAGTTTACCGGTGACGGTCAACATGTTTACGTTATACATTCCAAAACATTCTGGAAGGCAAACTTAGCGGTTTATGAAACTGAAAATTGGCAATTACTAAATATGAGGTCTATCACAGACTATACTAATAGCTTAGCTGTTAATACAGACGGCTCCCGTTTACTTGCTGGAGCGAGATCAATTATTAGGATATTGGATCCACAAACATTAAAGACTGAAAAAGTAAATTGGGAAACATCCAGATTGCGGTTATTGACCTTCAACCCGGTAAACACGTATCAATATGCTAGTGTTAACCACAAAAATATTATTGAAGTTAGAGATCTCGAAGAAGATCGGGTGATACACGCCATTCGTCCTGACGGAGGAAAGATTGGAAATTTGTCGTACGACCCCGATGGTGAACGATTATTGAGCCTGGATGATCAAGGAAAGCTTAACGTATGGTCCTTAACAGATAGTTTAAAAGTAGCCTGCCTAAGCGAAGTAAAAGCAACGCAGGGGTTTGAACAAGGTAAATTAACGGTACTTCAAAAAGAAGGATGGCGTGTGATTGATCAGGATTGGAAAAATACAGGCAGTGAAAAAAACCGTTCAATAACTCCAGATACAGCATTTTTGGGTGGGCCCACAAAAAAGATCGGCGTTGTTCCGATGCCAATTTTGGCTTATAGCCCGGAAACGAACGTGATTTTAGGCTTAGGGATGAATATTATATTCAATGGTCATGATTACGAAAAAAACTTGGTTTCGCCCTTCTTCCGGCCTTCTTCGTTAACACCTGTTGTTGCTTACGGTTTCAATGGTCAGCTTCAAGCAAGCCTAAGTGCCGATTATTTTTATAAAAAAAGTTGGCATTTTTTTAACAACATTGGTTTTCTTAAAAATAATAGGTCTTTTTATTTTGGCTTAGGAAATGATGCCGAAAACGACCGTAATACAGTATATCACAATAACATATTTTCTTGGAACGGAGAGGTTACAAAACTTATTAACGAAAGTCTTTTCGTAGGGCTCAATTATCATGTCAGGAACGATAGTCGACTGGATTTTGACCAATCGGCATCCTTAATGATACCTAATAGTGAAGGCGGCCTTTTGTTAGGTATTGGGGGTACAATAAGGTACGATACCCGTAATGATTTGCTATTTCCCACATCGGGGCGTTACATTGATCTCTCACTTATAAATTATGGGAAATGGATAGGTAGTGATTATACCTATAACGACCTCAAAATTGATTATAGAAGCTTCCATTCTTTACCCATATTGACTAAGGGGACAACATTTGCTTTCCAAGCGATCTATCACAATGTTTTTAATGGCAATGCTCCTTTTTATCAGTTGCCCTATTTGTCGGCAGATCGGATTTTACGAGGCGTTTGGCGCAATTTATATATCGACAGGCAGGCTGTTGCTCTTCAGGGAGAATTAAGGTCTAATTTTAGCAACATCGATCCGAGGTACGGCTACGTGTTATTTGCCGGTGCCGGGGATGTATCTGATAATTTTTTTAAAGGCTACGACCCAAAAATTATTGGTGTCTTTGGTTTAGGGTTTCGGCAGCAGGTAATCCCTAAACTGAAACTTCAGTCTCGCATAGACTTTTCTGTAACCACACGTGGCAGCATTGGTGTTTTTGGTGGTATGGGTTTAACTTTTTAA
- a CDS encoding sensor histidine kinase yields the protein MALRAISLITTFFKKNWKRLVVLVIYSALLYAFVFFISYISDPEKATREFGRRHGVWVNMVLYICEVTVTYYILIFCVIIPFIRKGDRWHALLITFLLFLAKLGIGYWEFVNVQIEAQGKAFTPSKGVIPENSVYWFLLWSNIVFLFDLVVSFSAAFMIEWMRKSRQQIILEKQKAVAELSALKHQINPHFLFNSLSFIYGKTVKLDEDVAQSVLILADIMRYALGKEEDRNGKVKISREITHMKNVIEINQRRHNYQLNILYEEDVLYPSATIIPLVLITLVENAFKHGNLHDKNSPLIIKLCTSEEQLSFYIKNKKGQGIKELSNGIGLKNIEQQLDLVYGDEHTFILEDTYENFSVLLKIPLTS from the coding sequence ATGGCCTTACGTGCTATTTCATTGATTACTACATTCTTTAAAAAGAATTGGAAGCGTTTAGTTGTATTAGTGATATACAGTGCTTTGCTGTATGCTTTTGTTTTTTTTATATCCTATATCTCCGATCCAGAAAAAGCCACCCGTGAATTTGGAAGAAGGCATGGTGTATGGGTAAATATGGTACTATACATTTGTGAGGTCACGGTCACTTATTATATCCTGATCTTCTGCGTCATTATACCTTTTATCCGCAAAGGTGATAGGTGGCATGCGTTGTTGATAACCTTTCTGTTATTCTTGGCAAAACTAGGTATTGGGTATTGGGAGTTTGTAAATGTCCAGATTGAAGCTCAAGGCAAAGCGTTCACACCATCTAAAGGTGTGATTCCGGAAAACAGTGTGTATTGGTTTCTATTGTGGAGTAATATCGTCTTTCTATTTGATCTTGTTGTAAGTTTTTCCGCTGCATTTATGATTGAGTGGATGCGTAAAAGTAGACAGCAAATTATCTTAGAAAAACAAAAAGCAGTAGCCGAGCTAAGTGCACTGAAACATCAAATCAACCCTCATTTCCTATTTAATTCTTTGAGCTTTATTTATGGTAAAACAGTTAAACTTGACGAAGATGTTGCGCAATCCGTTTTGATTTTAGCCGATATTATGCGCTACGCACTTGGAAAGGAGGAGGATCGTAATGGAAAAGTGAAAATAAGCAGGGAAATAACGCATATGAAGAACGTTATAGAGATTAATCAAAGGAGGCATAACTATCAATTGAACATTCTCTATGAAGAAGATGTTCTTTATCCATCTGCAACAATAATTCCGTTGGTTCTGATCACCTTGGTAGAAAATGCATTTAAACATGGTAACCTACATGATAAAAACTCACCTCTTATTATAAAATTATGTACTAGTGAGGAACAACTATCGTTTTATATAAAGAATAAAAAAGGACAGGGAATAAAGGAATTGTCGAATGGTATTGGTCTGAAAAATATAGAACAGCAATTAGATTTAGTGTATGGCGATGAACATACGTTTATATTGGAAGATACATATGAAAATTTTAGCGTATTATTAAAAATACCGTTGACTTCATGA
- a CDS encoding LytTR family DNA-binding domain-containing protein: MIDCIIIDDEQHAIDLLVHHVEQVPFLNLLETTTDPVEGLALLNNMQRGLVFLDVQMPNLTGIEILQLKKNEVQVIMTTAYTDYAVTGFEYAVVDYLLKPISFSRFLKAVNRLISSSDHLPVSDEQSYLFVKTEQKGKLLKIHKHDIAYIEGLGNYVNIHTNDQQQISVHLSLQCVEEHFKQEGFLRIHKSFIISLKQLSAVEGNFVKILNQARKIPIGSAYRENFFKHIHTRMLSLKKKKN; the protein is encoded by the coding sequence ATGATAGACTGTATAATTATTGACGATGAACAACATGCGATAGATTTATTGGTACACCATGTGGAGCAGGTGCCTTTTTTAAATTTATTAGAAACAACCACCGATCCAGTTGAGGGTTTGGCACTACTGAATAACATGCAACGAGGTTTAGTTTTTCTTGACGTGCAAATGCCAAATCTCACAGGTATTGAAATACTTCAATTAAAAAAAAATGAAGTGCAAGTTATTATGACTACTGCATATACTGATTATGCTGTAACTGGGTTTGAATACGCTGTAGTCGATTACCTATTAAAACCAATCTCATTTTCCAGATTCTTAAAGGCGGTCAATCGGCTAATAAGTTCTTCTGATCATCTACCTGTCTCCGATGAACAATCTTATCTTTTTGTGAAAACAGAACAAAAAGGAAAATTATTAAAAATACATAAACACGATATTGCTTATATTGAAGGATTAGGAAACTATGTAAATATTCATACAAACGACCAGCAACAGATTTCTGTTCATCTCAGCTTACAGTGTGTAGAAGAGCATTTTAAGCAAGAAGGTTTTCTGAGAATACATAAATCATTTATCATTTCACTAAAGCAGCTTTCGGCTGTTGAAGGGAATTTTGTTAAAATATTGAATCAAGCCCGAAAAATCCCGATTGGCAGTGCTTACAGAGAAAACTTCTTTAAACACATTCATACTAGGATGCTTTCTCTTAAAAAAAAGAAAAACTAA
- a CDS encoding 5'(3')-deoxyribonucleotidase yields the protein MKKQSIAIDMDGVLADTETQYLNFYQQIYGESLSREIFTNVPEGDALPNGAVMEFLFTPGFFRSLPVMDSAVAAVRKLQQKYDIYIVSAAMEFPLSLYEKKEWLTEYFPFIHWQHIIFCGDKSIIDTDYMIDDYCKNLDYCKGKPILFTAGHNLNVKHHTRVNNWNEVVKLLL from the coding sequence ATGAAGAAACAGTCTATCGCTATTGATATGGACGGCGTACTTGCCGACACGGAAACACAATATCTAAATTTCTATCAACAAATTTACGGAGAAAGCTTGAGTAGGGAAATATTTACCAATGTACCAGAAGGAGATGCTTTGCCAAATGGCGCTGTAATGGAATTTCTGTTTACTCCCGGCTTTTTCAGATCGCTACCAGTAATGGACAGTGCGGTAGCAGCCGTTAGAAAATTACAACAAAAGTATGATATCTATATTGTATCTGCGGCAATGGAGTTCCCACTATCATTATACGAGAAAAAGGAGTGGTTAACTGAGTATTTTCCTTTTATTCATTGGCAGCACATTATTTTTTGCGGCGACAAAAGTATCATAGACACTGACTACATGATTGATGATTATTGTAAAAACCTAGATTATTGTAAGGGCAAGCCTATTTTATTTACTGCGGGCCATAACCTTAATGTAAAACATCACACAAGGGTTAATAATTGGAACGAGGTAGTGAAGCTGCTACTATAG